The Actinosynnema mirum DSM 43827 genomic interval ACGACTACGACGAGGACGAGACCAAGGTCTACCAGGGCTACCACGTCGTCGAGCACGCCTCCGAGCTGGCCGGCCGCGACCTCCCGTTCGTCGTGATCACCCTGGACGGGCGCACCAGCCGCACCGGGCAGGGCGTCGCCACGCTCACCGCCGTCGGCGACCTGGTCCGCGAGAACGACACCGTAGTGATCATGTGCGGCGTCGGCCTCGGCCTGCGCCGGCACTACCTCGACGTCCTGGGCCTCGACGAGGAGCGGCTGCTCTTCGGCGTGCAGGGCGCACTGGCCCACCAGGCCGACCCCGCCTTCACCGCGCCCCCCGGCAAGGACGCCGAGGCGTTCGCCCGAGCCGACTACTGCTACGCGCACCCCAAGCGCGGCACCGGCTTCAGCGTCACCCGCCACAACCCGACCGAGGCCGAGCGCTTCGCGTCCCTGTACAACAACAGCGCGGTCTCCCGCTGCAGCTACCTGAACCCGCAGGTGGCCGACGCGTTCAGCGGCGCCCTGTTCGCCATCCGGGCAGCCTGGGGCCTCAAGGGCTGGCCCGCGCTGGACGAGGTGATCGCCGACAAGGCCCTGTGGACGCTGGCCTGCGACGCCCAGCGCGAGATCCTCTCCCTGCCCGCGAACGGCCGCTTCGGAAAGCTGGCCGCAGGCGTCATGGGCCCCAAGGTGACCGCCGCCTACCACCGAGCCCAGGAACGCGCCGTGCGCCCGCTGGACCTGGCCACGTTCAACGCCTTCCACCACGGCGGAAAGGTGCGCGAGCAGGACGTGGAGATGCTCCGCGACCTGGCCGCCGAGGGCGAGCGCGCCGGTCAGCCGATGCCCGCCCTGCGCGAACTGCTAGGCCGCCTGGCCGGCCAGGGCGAGCCGCACGAACTGGCCGCGCAGGGCTGACCCCTCCGCCCTTCCCCGCCAGCCACCGGCTTCCGCGACGACAACGGCCCCGGTCTCCACCTGGAGACCGGGGCCGCTGCACGCGTTCGGCGTTTTATCCCTTGCGCCACTTCTGGTTCGACTTGCCGGTGCACTCCCACTGCTGGAGCGCCGAGCCGGAGCCCCAGGAACCGGTGATGTCCACGCACTTGTTGGCCTGCGGGTTCACCAGATCGCCCGCGCCGCTGAGCACGAACTGCTGCGCCGGGTTGCCCGAGCAGGTGGCGAGCTGGATCGCCGCGCCGTTGTCGCGCGAGCCCCACGCCACGTCCATGCACATGCCGAACGCGCGCACGGTGCCGTCACCGGCGAAGGTCCAGTTCTGCGCGTTGGTGCCGTTGCAGTCCCAGACCTGGAGCCGCTGGCCGTCCTTGGCGTTGGAGTTCGGCACGTCGACGCAGCGGTTCTGGTGCCCGATGATCTTCGTGCCGGACCCGCCGCCGCCGTTGGTCGTCAGCGTGAGCCCGTAGGCCGACAGGATCGGCTTGAGCGGCTGGTAGACGCTGGTGCCACCGTTGGAGCAGTTGCCGCCCGCGCCCGAGGTGACGCCCTGGGCCTGGTTGCCGGAGAGCACCGCGCCACCGGAGTCGCCGCCCTCGGCGCACGCCGTGGTCGACACGAGGCCGTTCACGATCCGGCCGCCGTAGTTCACCGTGACGTTCTTGGCCTGGATGGTGCCGCAGCGCCAGCCGGTCGTGCGGCCGGAGCGGCAGATCGTCGCGCCGACACCCGCCTCCTGGCTGCCCGCCACCACGACGTTGCCGCCGGAGTAGTTGTTGACCCAGGGCTTGGAGGCCCAGTCACCGTTCGTGCGCACCCAGGCGTAGTCCTGGCCGGGGAACGAGGAACCCGCGAACGTGCCCTGGTTGACGTTGTTGAAGCCCTTGGTGGTGCTGCCCGTGCCACCGCAGTGACCGGCGGTGACGAACCCGCCGTTCACGGGAAAGCCCACCGAGCACAGCGTGTTGCCGTTGATGACGTACTGGTCGCCGCCGCGCAGGTCGTGCGCCGGCTTCATCTCGTGCCCCGTGGTGACCCGGACCGAGCCCTCGACGCCGGCCTTGGCCGCGAACTCGCGCCCGGCCTGCTCGGAGGCGGCGGTCACGACCACCGTGTTGCTGGTCGGGTCGACGTACCAGGAGTGCACCGCCTCGGTGCCGTTCCGGGCGCCGTCGAGCGCGGACTTGGTGTCGTCCAACGCCTTCTCGCTGCGCGCGACGGGGACCGGCTCGGCCCCCTTGTCACGCACGGCCTTGGCCGCCGCGTCGTCCGTGACGCCGACCTTGAGCTTGCCCTTGTCGAACCAGGACCCGCCGAACCGCCCGTCCAGCTCGGTCCGCAGCTCCTCCGCGACGGGCACGCCCGCCTGCTCCTTCTGCTGCCGCGCCGTGGCCTCGGCGGGCGTGATGTCCAGGTCGCGCTTCAGGGCCTCGGGCAGGGTGGCCGAGTCCGGAGTGGCGGCTGGTTCAGCCTGTGCCGCTGCCGCAGGCAGCGTGATCAACGCGGCGGTCATGACCGCCGCGCAGCACTGCGCGATGAGTCTCACGAAACAACTCCGTGGGTGCAGGGGGTGGAGAGTTTTGTGAGAGCGCTCTCGTATGCGAGCTTGGCAGGAATGGCGCAGGTGGGTCAATAGGGGATCCCGATACGACGACTGCGCTGCGTAGCGGGGACCGGGGGTGGGCGATCGGCGTCGGAATCAATTCCGGAACTGCTCGAACATCACCTGGTACCCGTCGTAGTCGGCGCCCTGGAACACCACCGCCCACCCGGCGTCCTCGGGGGGCAGGACCACCTCCAGCCCTTCCTGGGCCGCCCACCACCGGTGCAGCGCCTCGACGTCCGGCACCGGCACCGCCAGCACGAACCCCGCCCCCACCGGGCCCTCCTGCGCGCTCGCCCGGTCGCGCTCGGAGATGTAGGGGTGCGCCTGCCGGTCGGAGAGGATCAGCCACGTGCGCCCGTGCGTGAGGTACCGCAGGGTCGGCTGCTCGTCGTTGGGGATCTCCTTGAACCCGATCGCCAGGTACAGGTCCCGTGACCGGTCGAGGTCCGCGACGCGCAACCCGACCTTCACCTGACGTGAGCCCATCACCACGCGAAAGCACCTCCCGGTGTTTTTCTGAACAGGCCCAAGCCTCGCAGAAACCGCCGGGAGGAGCCCTACGTCAACTTTTGACCGGGCCGGGTTCGAGCGGGGCCGGGCCGCTAACTCCCACCCCGCCGCACGATCAACCGCTGCAGCACGATGAACGCCAGCAACAACCCACCGATCACGATCTTCGTCCACCAGGAGCTCAACGTCCCCTGGAACGAGATCACCGTCTGCACGGTCCCGAGCACCAGCACCCCGGCCACCGACCCCACCACGAACCCGACCCCACCCGAGAGCAGACTCCCCCCCACCACAACAGCCGCGATGGCGTCCAACTCCATCCCGACCCCGTGCAGGCTGTACCCCGACAGCATGTACAACGCGAACAGCAACCCCGCCAACGACGAGCAGAACCCGCTGATCACGTAAACCCCGACCTTGACCTGCCCGGTCCGCAACCCCATCAGCCGGGCCGAGGCCTCACTCCCGCCAACCGCGTACACCGTCCGCCCGAACCGCGTCAGGTGCAGCACGTACGCGGCCACCGCCACCACCACCAGCGCGATCACCACAGGCGGCGTGATCGTCACACCACCCGGCAGCTCGATCGTCGCCGTGGCCAACGACCGGAACGCCTTGTCCTTGATCGAAATCGACTCCACGCTGATCACGAAGCACAACCCGCGCGCCAGGAACATCCCCGCCAGCGTCACGATGAACGGCTGCACCCCGAACTTGTGGATCACCATCCCCATCAGGAACCCCAACAACGACCCGGTCGCCAGCACCGCCACCACGACGACCACCGGCGGCCACCCGGCCCGCAGCGCCGCCGCCGCGATCATCGTCGACAGCGCGATCACCGACCCGACCGACAGGTCGATCCCCCCGGTCAGGATCACGAACGTCATCCCCACCGCCAGCACGATCAGGAACGCGTTGTCGATGAACAGGTTCGCCACCACCTGCCCGCTGGCGAACCCCTCGTAGGCCACCGACCCGGCCCCGAACGTCAGCACGAACACCACGAACGTCGCGATCACCGGCAGGAACCGCGACGGCGCCCCCGGTCCGGCCTTCACGGGGAGCTGCGGCTCCAGAACGGTCGTCATGCCGCCACCGCCTCACGTCGCGCGAACACCCGGCTGAGCGCGGGCGCCTGGAGCAGGCACACCGCGATCACCACGATCGCCTTGAACACCAGCGTGACCTCCGGTGGGACGCCGATCGTGTAGATCGTCGTGGTGAGCGTCTGGATCACCAGCGCGCCCAGCAGCGTCCCGGTCAGCGAGTACCGCCCGCCCGCCAGCGACGTCCCGCCGATCACCACGGCCAGGATCGCGTCCATCTCGATCCACAGCCCCGCGTTGTTGGCGTCCGCCGCGCTCACGTTCGAGCTGATCATCAGCCCGGCGACGCCCGCGCACAGCGCCGCGAACACGTACACCGTCCAGATGATCGTCCGGGAGCGCACCCCGGCCAGCCTGCTGGCCTCCGGGTTCACCCCCACCGACTCGATCAGCATCCCGAGCGCGGTCCGCCGGGTCACCAGCGCGGTCGCGGCCAGCGCGGCGAGGCTGATCAGGATCGAGACGGGCAGGAACAGGAACCCCGCGCCGATCTCCCGGAACGCCGGGTCGTCGACCGTGATGATCTGCCCCTCGGTCACCAGCATCGCGATGCCCCGGCCCGCCGTCATCAGCACCAGCGTGGCGATGATCGGCTGAATCCCGAGCACCGACACCAGGAACCCGTTCCACAGCCCCAGGACCGCGCACAGCGCCAGCGCCAGCAGCATCCCGCTCAACGCACCGCCACCACCGGCGATGTGCGTGCAGGTCACCGCCCCCGCGATCGCCACGACCGCGCCGACCGACAGGTCGATGCCCCTGGTGGCGATCACCAGCGTCATGCCGAGCGCGATCAGCAGCGTGGGCGCGCCGTTGCGCAGCACGTCCACCAGGCTGCCGAACAGGTGCCCGTCCTGCAGGCGCAGCGCGAAGAACGACGGGTTCGCCACCAGGTTCAGCAGCAGCAGCGCGGCCAGCGCCAGCAGCGGCCACAGCAGCCGCCGGTTCACGACGCGACCCGGTTGTCCGGGGTGGCGGCGATCAACTCGACCACCTCGTCCACGCCCAGGTCGACCCCGGACAGCTCGGCGACCTTGCGCCGGTCGCGCAGCACGACCACGCGGTCGGAGACGCGCACGACTTCCTCCAGTTCCGCGGAGATGAACAGCACCGCCATGCCCTCGGCGGACAGCTCCGCCACCAGCTTCTGGATCTGCGCCTTGGCGCCGACGTCGATGCCCCTGGTCGGCTCGTCCAGGATCAGCAGCTTCGGCTCGGTCACCAGCCACCGCGCCAGCAGCACCTTCTGCTGGTTGCCGCCGGAGAGCGTGCCGACCAGCGCGTCGGGGTTGGCGGGCCGGACGTCCAGCATCGCCAGGTACTTCGCGACCAGCTCGTCGGCCTGCTTGCGCGGCACGGGCCTGGCCCAGCCGCGCGCGGCCTGCACCGCCAGGATCAGGTTGTCCCGGATGCTCAGGTCCGCGACGACGCCCTCGCCCTTGCGGTCCTCGGAGGAGAACGCGATCCCGGCCGCGATCGCGCCTCTGGGACCGCCCAGCCGCAACGGCTTCCCGCCGAACACGATCGTCCCCGAGTCGGCCTTGTCCGCCCCGAACAGCAGCCGCGCCAGCTCGGTGCGGCCCGACCCGAGCAGCCCGGCCAGCCCGACCACCTCGCCCGCGTGCACCTCCAGGTCGAACGGCTCGATGGCGCCCTTGCGCCCCAACCCCTCCGCCACCAGCAGCGCCCCGCCGCTGCGGCCCTTGTCCGCCCGGTGCTCGATCTCCTCCAGCACGCCCAGCTCGCGCCCGAGCATGGCGGTCACCAGGTCGATCCGGCTCAGCTCCGCGGTCTTCCACTCGCCGACCACCCGGCCGTTGCGCAGCACCGTCATCCGGTCGGAGATCTCGTAGACCTGCTCCAGGAAGTGCGACACGAACAGCACCGCGACGCCCTCGTCGCGCAGCACCCGCACGATGCGGAACAGCTCGGCGACCTCGTCGGCGTCCAGGCTGGAGGTCGGCTCGTCCAGCACCAGCACCCGCGCGTCCACGGCGACCGCGCGCGCGATCGCGACGAGCTGCCGCACGGCGATCGGGTGGCTGGCCAGCACGGACCCCGGATCGATGTGCAGGCCGATGCGGGCGAGCAGATCCCGCGCCCGCGCGCGCATCGCGCGCCCGTCGATCGCGCCGAACCGGCGGGGTTCGCGCCCCAGCAGGATGTTCTCGGCCACGGTGAGGTTCGCGCACAGCGCGACCTCCTGGTACACCGTGCTGATCCCGGCGTCCTGGGCCTGCGCCGGTCCGCTGAACGACACGCCCTCCCCGCCGAGGGTGATCTCCCCGGCGGCGAGCGGGTGCACGCCGGTCAACGCCTTGATCAGGGTGGACTTGCCTGCCCCGTTCTCGCCCATCAGCGCGTGGACCTCGCCGGGCAGCAGCCGGAAGTCCACCTCCTGCAACGCCTTCACGCCGGGGAACTCGACCGAGATCCCGCGCATGTCGACGACCGGTCCGGTCATGTGGTCAGCCTCCGCCGCTGGGGGAGAAGTGGGCGCGGTCCCCGCCACCACACCCGGAGGATGGCGGGGACCGCGGCTCAGGGGGAGCCGTCCCGGTCCGCGCTGGGACCGGGACGGCTCGGCCGCGCCTGCGGCTCGTGCGCGAGCCGGGCGCGGCGCCCGGACGCGCGGCGGCCCGCCGTCGAGCCGCCGCGCGGCGCGGGTCAGTACTTGCGGTCGGGCAGCGCGGCCTTGGCCTGCTCGCTGGTGAACGTGGTCTCCTCGGTCACCACGCGGGCCGGGATCTCCTCGCCCGCGACGACCTTCTTGGCCAGGTCCATCAGCTGCTCGCCCAGCAGCGGGTTGCACTCCACGATGAAGTTGATCTCGCCGCCCGCCAGCGCGGTCATGCCGTCCTTGACGGCGTCCACCGTGATGATCTTGATGTCCTCGCCCGGCTTCTTGCCCGCGGCCTTGATGGCCTCGATGGCGCCCAGGCCCATGTCGTCGTTGTGCGCGTAGACGACGTTGATCTCCGGGTTGGACTTGAGGAACGCCTCCATGACCTGCTTGCCGCCGGACCGGGTGAAGTCACCGGTCTGCGAGGCCACGACCTTGATGTTCGACTTGCCCGCGATCTTCTCCTCGAACCCGGCCTTGCGGTCGATCGCCGGGGCGGCGCCGGTGGTGCCCTGGAGCTCCGCGACGTTCACCTCGCCCTGCACGTTGGCGACCAGCCAGTCACCGGCCTTGCGGCCCTCCTCGACGAAGTCCGAGCCGAGGAAGGTCTTGTACAGCGAGGTGTCCTCGGAGTCGACCGCGCGGTCGGTGAGGATTACCGGGATGTTGGCGCGCTTGGCCTCCAGCAGGACGGTGTCCCAACCGGTCTCGACCACCGGGCTGAAGGCGATGACGTCGACCTTCTGCTGGATGTACGACCGGATCGCCTTGAGCTGGTTCTCCTGCTTCTGCTGCGCGTCGGAGAACTTCAGGTCGACGCCCGCCGCCGCAGCGGCCTCCTGCACGGACTTGGTGTTCGCGGTGCGCCACCCGCTCTCGGCGCCGACCTGCGCGAACCCCATCGTGAGCTTGTCGTCGCCACCCCCGGACGAGCCGGAGTCTCCGGAACCGGACGATCCGCAGGCGGTGAGGCTGAGGGCGCCGATCAAGGCGGCGCACGCGGCGGCGGTGATCTTCTTCAGCACGGGCATCCTCCACGTGAACCACGGTGAACTCGCGGACGGCGGGACCGCGTGACCAGGGTCACCTCGGTCACCTGGTGGACAAGAGTGAACGCTCACATACCGTCCGTCAACCCCCCAGAAACCTCGACGTTGCACGCTTGACACGCAGGTTGAGACCGACCTATGTTAGCGCTCACTTTTGTGACTCAGCGCACGTCAACACCCGGACGTACCTGTTCACGACGCGCGGCCACCCCCGCCGCGCACGACGAGAGCGATGCCCATGGCTCCCGTTCTGCCCCGTCCCCGTCCCCTCGCAGCGGTGTTGGCGCTCGCCCTCGTGCCGCTCGCCCCGGTCACCCCGGCCGTCGCCTCGGCGCCCGGCGGGCTGATCGCCCACTACCCGCTCACCGAGTCCTCCGGGACCACCGCGCACGACGCGTCCCCCTCCCGCCGCGACGCCGTGATCAGCGGCGACGCCGTCCCCGGCGGACGCGACGGCCTCCACCTCGGCGGCGTCGACGGCCACGTCGACCTCCCGGACGACCTGCTGCGCGGCCTCGACTCCGTCACCGCCTCCATCCAGGTCCGCATCGCGCCCGACCAGGCCACGCCCTACTTCGTCTGGGGCATCGGGAACACGAACGGCAGCGCGGGCGACGGCTACCTGTTCACCACCGGCAACGCCTACCGCAGCTCGATCGCCACCGGGAACTGGTCCACCGAGCAGACCACCGGCTCGGGCCACGACCTGCGGCGCGACGTGTGGAAGACGCTCACCTACACCCAGACCGGGAGCACCGCCGTGCTCTACGAGGACGGCGTGGAGGTCGGCAGGCGCACCGACGTGACGATCCGCCCCGGCGACATCGGCGGCGGGTCCACGAAGGCCAACCACATCGGCCGATCGGTCTACCCCGGCGACCGCCACCTCAAGGGCGAGGTGCGCGACTTCCGGCTGTACGACAGGGCTTTGAGCGCCGACGAGGCGCACGGGCTCGGCTTCGTCCCCGACCGTGAACGCGTCCGCAGGGACAGCGCGTCGCTGACCATCGGCGACACCTCGCTCGTCACCGAGGACCTCGTGCTCCCCACCTCGGGCCCGCACGACACCACGATCTCCTGGCACTCCACCAATCCCGGCGCGGTCTCCGCCACCGGGGAGGTGACCCGCCCGCGCGCCGGCCTGCTGCCGTCGTCGGCGCTGCTCACGGCGACCACCACCAGGGGCGACGCCAAGCAGCGCAGGCTGTTCGCGGTCACCGTCCGTCCGCAGCCCACCGACCGCGAGAAGGTCGCCGAGGCCGTGAAGGCGCTGACCGTCTGGGACGCCGACGACGTGCGCGGCAACCTCACCCTGCCCACCACCGGCCTGCACGGCACGACGGTGACCTGGACCTCCAGCGCCCCCGACGTCGTCACGCCCACCGGCGAGGTCACCAGGCCCGAGCACGGGCAGCCCGCGGAGCGGGTCCGGCTCACCGCCTCGGTGGGATCGGGAAGCCGAACGGAGCTTCGGCACTTCGCACTCTCCGTCACCCCGAAGGCGGAGCGCGCCGCGTACGAGGGCTACTTCTTCGGCTACTTCACCGGGGAGGGCTCCGCCACCGGCGAGCAGGTGCACTTCGCCGCCTCGCGCGGCAACACCCCGCTGCTGTGGGACGAGCTCAACGGTGGCAGGCCGGTGCTCACCTCCGCGCGGGGCGACCGGGGCGTGCGCGACCCGTTCGTCATCCGCTCGCCCGAGGGCGACAAGTTCTACCTCGTCGCCACCGACCTCAAGATCCACGGCAACGGGAACTGGGACCTGGTGCAGCGCAAGGGGAGCAAGCACGTCGAGGTGTGGGAGTCCACCGACCTCGTCACCTGGTCGCAGCAGCGGCACGTGCGCGTCGCCCCCGACACGGCGGGCAACACCTGGGCGCCCGAGGCGTACTACGACGAGAGCATCGGCGCGTACGTGGTGTTCTGGGCCTCCAAGCTCTACGCCGAGGACGACCCCGAGCACACCGGCAACACCTACAACCGGATGCTCTACGCCACCACCCGCGACTTCCGCACCTTCAGCGAGCCGCAGGTGTGGGTGGACCCCGGCTACTCGGTGATCGACTCGACCGTCATCGAGCACGGCGGCCAGTACTACCGCTTCACCAAGGACGAGCGGAACAACACGTCCACCACGCCGTGCAGCAAGTTCATCCTCGCCGAGCGCTCCACCTCGCTGCGCTCCACCTCCTACGAGCACGTCGCCGACTGCATCGGCAAGGGGGCCATCGAGCGCGGCGAGGGGCCGACGGTGTTCAAGTCCAACACCGAGGACCGCTGGTACCTGCTCGTCGACGAGTTCGGCGGTCGCGGCTACGTGCCGTTCGAGACCACCGACCTGGCCTCCGGCCGGTGGACCCCGTCCACCGGCTACCAGCTGCCCGCGCGGCCCCGCCACGGCACCGTCCTCCCGGTCACCAAGGCCGAGCTGGACCGGCTGCGCGCGGCGTTCCCGTGATCGCGGACCTCGCCGCACCACCCCCCAGCGCATCGCCCCCACAGCACCGCCGCCGCACTGCCCGCACCACGACCGACGCTCCACGACTCGACGAGGAGTCCACCGGATGAACCGCGCCTTGGCGGTTGCCCTCGCCACCAGCCTGCTCGTCGCCGTCCCCGCGACCGGGGCGGCTGCGGAGGCCGACTACACGATGACGATCGACCCGTCCGGCAAGGGCGCGACGATCGACGACACCATGTACGGCGTCTTCTACGAGGACATCAACCGCGCAGCCGACGGCGGCCTGTACGCCGAGCTGGTGCAGAACCGCTCCTTCGAGTACGACCCCGCCGACAACGCCGCGTACACCGGCCTGACCTCCTGGGCGCCCACCGGCGGCGACCCGCGGGTCGTCGACGACGACGGCCGCATGAACGAGCGCAACCGCCGCTACCTGGAGCTCGGGCTGCCCTCGGGCGTCATCAACTCCGGCTACAACAGCGGGATCAACGTCGAGCAGTCCGCCCGCTACGACTTCTCCGTCTGGGCGCGCACCGACCAGGCCGCGGGCGCCAAGCTGTCCGTCGCGCTGACCGACCCGGCGGGCAAGGAACTGGCCCAGTCGCTCAGCCTCACCGTGCGCGGCGACAAGTGGGCCAAGTACACCGGCTCGTTCCGCGCCCGCACCTCGTCGGTCACCGGCAGGCTGCTGGTCAACGGCACGGGGTCCGGCACCCTGCGGCTGGACATGGTCTCGCTCATCCCGCAGGACACCTTCAAGGGCCACGGGCTGCGCGAGGACCTCGCGCAGAAGATCGCCGACCTCAAGCCCGGCTTCGTCCGCTTCCCCGGCGGCTGCCTGGTCAACACCGGCAGCCACTACGGCTACGACCAGTCCTCGAACTTCGAGCGCCGCCGCTCGTACCAGTGGAAGGACACCATCGGCCCGGTCGAGACCCGCGCCACCAACTGGAACTTCTGGGGCTACAACCAGTCCTACGGCCTCGGGTACCACGAGTACTTCCAGTTCTCCGAGGACATCGGCGCCACGCCGCTGCCCGTCGTGCCCGCGCTGGTCACCGGCTGCGGCCAGAACCGCGCCACCGACGACCCGCAGCTGCTCCAGCGGCACGTCCAGGACGCGCTCGACCTCATCGAGTACGCCAACGGCCCCGCCGACTCCACCTGGGGTCGCAAACGCGCCGAGGCGGGCCACCCCAAGCCGTTCAACCTCAAGTACCTGGCCGTCGGCAACGAGGAGAACCTGCCGAACGAGTACTTCGCCAGGTTCGTGGAGTTCAAGCGGGTCATCGAGGCCGAGCACCCGGAGATCACCATCGTCGGCAACTCCGGGCCCGACTCGTCCGGCGCCACGTTCGACCGGCTGTGGGAGCTGAACCGCGCCGAGGGCACCGCGCTGGTGGACGAGCACTACTACCGCGCGCCGGAGTGGTTCCTGGAGAACAACAACCGGTACGACTCGTACGACCGCAACGGCCCCAAGGTGTTCCTCGGCGAGTACGCCTCGCGGGACAACAAGTGGTTCAACGCGCTGTCCGAGGCCGCCTACATGACCGGCCTGGAGCGCAATGCCGACGTGGTCAAGATGGCGTCCTACGCGCCGCTGCTGTCCAACGAGGACTACGTGCAGTGGAAGCCGGACATGATCTGGTTCAACAACCACGCGTCGTGGGGCTCGCCCAGCTACGAGGTGCAGAAGCTGTTCATGACCAACGCGGGCGACCACGTCGTGCCCAGCACCGCCTCCGGGACGCCCTCCGCGCTGGAGCCCATCACCGGCGCGATCGGCCTGTCCACCTGGGCGACCGCCGCCAGCTACGACGACGTGAAGGTCACCGCGCCGGACGGGGCCACGCTGTTCTCCGACGACTTCTCCGCCGGGGACGCGAACTGGACCAGGACGTCCGGCGGCAGCTGGGCGGTGCGGGACGGGAAGTTCGCCCAGTCCGACGCCGTCACCGAGAACACCCTCGTCACGGCGGGCGACCGCTCCTGGCGCGACTACGACGTGACCGTCAAGGCCACCAAGCAGTCCGGCAAGGAGGGGTTCCTGCTCGCCTTCGGCGTCAAGGACACCGGCAACTACTACTGGTGGAACGTCGGCGGCTGGAACAACACCCAGTCCGCGGTCGAGAAGCACGTCAACGGGGCCAAGAGCGCGGTGATCACCGACTCCACCTCGGTGGAGACCGGGCGCGAGTACGAGCTCAAGGCGCAGATCCGGGGCCGGGAGGTGACGCTGTTCCTGGACGGCGTGAAGTGGGGCGAGTTCAGCGACGACAAGGTGGTCGAGCCGTTCCGCCAGGTCGTCACCCGCGACGCCAAGACCGGCGAGCTGATCGTCAAGGTGGTCAACGCCCAGGCGAACGCCGCCCGCGCGAAGCTCGACTTCGGCTCCAAGGCCAAGATCTCCGGCACGGTCAAGGCCACCGTGCTCAAGGGCTACGCCGACGACGTCAACACCGAGTTCTCCCAGCCGATCCGGCCCACCGAGGAGAAGGTGAAGGTCTCCAACTCCTTCACCCACACGTTCCCACCGCACTCCGTGACCTTCCTCCGCATCAAGGACAGGAGCCGTCAGTGAGCACGCTCGACCGCAGGTCACTGCTGCGCGCCGGAGGGGCGCTCGCCGCCGCGAGCACGCTCCCCGCGCTCGGCGCCACCACCGCGTCGGCCCAGGAGCCGGCGAGAACCGCTGCCGCGCAGGGGGTCTCGGCGCAGGCCGTCCCCGGCCAGGCGGCCATCGACGTCACGCCCGCGCTCCCCACCCGCAGCCCGCTGGTCGAGCAGCGCGCCGACCCGTTCGTCACCCCGCCCACCGACGGCATGTACT includes:
- a CDS encoding immunoglobulin-like domain-containing protein, which encodes MAPVLPRPRPLAAVLALALVPLAPVTPAVASAPGGLIAHYPLTESSGTTAHDASPSRRDAVISGDAVPGGRDGLHLGGVDGHVDLPDDLLRGLDSVTASIQVRIAPDQATPYFVWGIGNTNGSAGDGYLFTTGNAYRSSIATGNWSTEQTTGSGHDLRRDVWKTLTYTQTGSTAVLYEDGVEVGRRTDVTIRPGDIGGGSTKANHIGRSVYPGDRHLKGEVRDFRLYDRALSADEAHGLGFVPDRERVRRDSASLTIGDTSLVTEDLVLPTSGPHDTTISWHSTNPGAVSATGEVTRPRAGLLPSSALLTATTTRGDAKQRRLFAVTVRPQPTDREKVAEAVKALTVWDADDVRGNLTLPTTGLHGTTVTWTSSAPDVVTPTGEVTRPEHGQPAERVRLTASVGSGSRTELRHFALSVTPKAERAAYEGYFFGYFTGEGSATGEQVHFAASRGNTPLLWDELNGGRPVLTSARGDRGVRDPFVIRSPEGDKFYLVATDLKIHGNGNWDLVQRKGSKHVEVWESTDLVTWSQQRHVRVAPDTAGNTWAPEAYYDESIGAYVVFWASKLYAEDDPEHTGNTYNRMLYATTRDFRTFSEPQVWVDPGYSVIDSTVIEHGGQYYRFTKDERNNTSTTPCSKFILAERSTSLRSTSYEHVADCIGKGAIERGEGPTVFKSNTEDRWYLLVDEFGGRGYVPFETTDLASGRWTPSTGYQLPARPRHGTVLPVTKAELDRLRAAFP
- a CDS encoding alpha-L-arabinofuranosidase C-terminal domain-containing protein is translated as MNRALAVALATSLLVAVPATGAAAEADYTMTIDPSGKGATIDDTMYGVFYEDINRAADGGLYAELVQNRSFEYDPADNAAYTGLTSWAPTGGDPRVVDDDGRMNERNRRYLELGLPSGVINSGYNSGINVEQSARYDFSVWARTDQAAGAKLSVALTDPAGKELAQSLSLTVRGDKWAKYTGSFRARTSSVTGRLLVNGTGSGTLRLDMVSLIPQDTFKGHGLREDLAQKIADLKPGFVRFPGGCLVNTGSHYGYDQSSNFERRRSYQWKDTIGPVETRATNWNFWGYNQSYGLGYHEYFQFSEDIGATPLPVVPALVTGCGQNRATDDPQLLQRHVQDALDLIEYANGPADSTWGRKRAEAGHPKPFNLKYLAVGNEENLPNEYFARFVEFKRVIEAEHPEITIVGNSGPDSSGATFDRLWELNRAEGTALVDEHYYRAPEWFLENNNRYDSYDRNGPKVFLGEYASRDNKWFNALSEAAYMTGLERNADVVKMASYAPLLSNEDYVQWKPDMIWFNNHASWGSPSYEVQKLFMTNAGDHVVPSTASGTPSALEPITGAIGLSTWATAASYDDVKVTAPDGATLFSDDFSAGDANWTRTSGGSWAVRDGKFAQSDAVTENTLVTAGDRSWRDYDVTVKATKQSGKEGFLLAFGVKDTGNYYWWNVGGWNNTQSAVEKHVNGAKSAVITDSTSVETGREYELKAQIRGREVTLFLDGVKWGEFSDDKVVEPFRQVVTRDAKTGELIVKVVNAQANAARAKLDFGSKAKISGTVKATVLKGYADDVNTEFSQPIRPTEEKVKVSNSFTHTFPPHSVTFLRIKDRSRQ